A genomic segment from Nodularia sphaerocarpa UHCC 0038 encodes:
- a CDS encoding Rpn family recombination-promoting nuclease/putative transposase: MSEVRADYDGAWKEGVEQYFEAFLAFFFPEIQAEIDWTRGYEFLDKELQQLMRESEVGKQVVDKLIKIWLNDGKETWLLVHLEIQSQVDPNFAKRMFSYHYRIFDRYNQEVVSLAILGDNQPNWRSQEYSYGRWGCRLSLQFPIVKLLDYEARWLELEQSDSPFAVLVMAHLRTQATTQDLTGRLRWKLSLIKRMYELGYSRDKISQLFRLLDRLMTLPPDLDLNFKTELKRFEAEKEMRYITSIERIGIAEATQQSIAKILKLRFQDVPPDLVEQLNKLYDIESLNQLLEKAVTTASIAEFQQELNQDAVE; this comes from the coding sequence GTGAGTGAAGTACGAGCCGATTATGATGGTGCTTGGAAGGAAGGTGTAGAACAATATTTTGAAGCGTTTCTAGCATTCTTTTTTCCAGAAATTCAAGCAGAAATTGACTGGACGCGAGGCTATGAGTTTCTTGACAAAGAACTTCAGCAATTGATGAGAGAATCTGAGGTTGGTAAGCAAGTCGTCGATAAGCTGATTAAAATTTGGCTAAATGATGGAAAGGAAACCTGGCTGTTGGTACATTTGGAAATTCAAAGTCAAGTTGATCCCAACTTTGCTAAACGGATGTTTTCGTACCATTACAGAATTTTTGACCGTTATAACCAAGAAGTTGTGAGCTTGGCAATTTTGGGGGATAATCAACCAAATTGGCGATCGCAAGAATACAGTTATGGACGCTGGGGATGTAGGCTGAGTCTGCAATTTCCCATTGTGAAACTACTGGACTATGAAGCCCGTTGGTTAGAATTAGAACAAAGTGATAGTCCTTTTGCTGTACTCGTGATGGCGCACCTGCGGACACAAGCGACAACTCAAGATTTAACAGGTCGATTGCGCTGGAAGTTGAGCCTGATTAAACGAATGTATGAGTTAGGCTATAGTAGAGATAAAATCTCTCAGCTATTCCGGTTGCTGGACAGATTAATGACTTTACCACCGGATTTGGACTTGAATTTCAAAACTGAATTGAAGCGTTTTGAGGCTGAAAAAGAGATGAGATACATAACAAGCATAGAACGCATAGGTATAGCAGAGGCTACCCAGCAATCTATAGCTAAGATACTTAAACTGCGATTTCAAGATGTTCCTCCTGATTTAGTGGAACAACTCAATAAATTATATGATATTGAATCGCTGAATCAGCTATTGGAAAAAGCTGTCACCACAGCATCAATTGCTGAGTTTCAGCAAGAATTAAACCAGGATGCTGTTGAGTAA
- the hisI gene encoding phosphoribosyl-AMP cyclohydrolase yields MISELHFNNQGLIPAIAQDYKDGTVLMMAWMNQQSIEQTLATGEAHYWSRSRSELWHKGATSGHIQKVKELFYDCDGDTILIKVEQIGDIACHTGARSCFQLCPD; encoded by the coding sequence ATGATTTCCGAATTACACTTTAATAACCAAGGTTTGATTCCAGCGATCGCCCAAGACTACAAAGATGGCACAGTGTTAATGATGGCATGGATGAACCAGCAATCCATAGAACAAACCCTAGCCACCGGCGAAGCCCATTACTGGAGTCGTTCACGTTCGGAATTGTGGCACAAAGGCGCGACATCTGGACACATTCAAAAAGTCAAAGAATTGTTTTACGATTGTGACGGCGACACAATCTTGATCAAAGTCGAGCAAATTGGCGACATCGCTTGTCATACTGGTGCAAGAAGCTGTTTCCAACTTTGTCCTGATTGA
- a CDS encoding SGNH/GDSL hydrolase family protein produces MKLALIIILVVVGLFVVVEIGLRSLFGFGQPLIYIGDPHIGYLLAPNQRTRRFGNRIEVNQYSMRSPPMEKIPAASTLRVLIIGDSIANGGWWTDQDHTISSLITRSLKSLNISNYQEVEVLNASANSWSPRNELAYLQRFGNFNAQVVVLLINTDDLFGTAPTSLPVGRDRNYPDQKPPLALAEVWQRYIIKPQPIPEMKAVQKEAGDIVGINLEAISQIQTFSRENNSQFLLLMTPLLREIGEPGPRDYEIKIRQRLIDFTQAQQITYIDFLPLLNAHPEPKALYHDHIHFNLQGNQFISQVIERSLLQNLTPNPSP; encoded by the coding sequence GTGAAATTAGCACTAATAATAATTTTGGTGGTCGTGGGGTTATTTGTGGTGGTTGAGATTGGATTGCGATCGCTGTTTGGTTTTGGTCAGCCTCTGATTTATATTGGTGATCCGCACATTGGTTATTTATTAGCCCCTAATCAACGCACTCGCCGTTTTGGTAATCGCATTGAAGTTAATCAGTATTCTATGCGGAGTCCGCCTATGGAAAAGATACCCGCAGCTTCTACTCTCCGGGTGCTAATTATTGGCGATTCTATTGCTAATGGTGGCTGGTGGACAGACCAAGATCATACTATATCTAGCCTGATTACCCGTTCTTTAAAATCTTTAAATATTAGTAATTACCAGGAGGTGGAAGTGTTAAATGCTTCTGCTAACTCTTGGAGTCCGAGAAACGAATTAGCCTATTTACAACGATTTGGTAACTTTAACGCGCAAGTAGTGGTGTTATTAATTAATACCGATGATTTATTTGGCACTGCACCGACTTCTTTACCTGTGGGACGCGATCGCAATTACCCAGATCAAAAACCTCCCCTCGCATTGGCGGAAGTATGGCAACGGTATATTATTAAACCACAGCCTATCCCGGAAATGAAAGCTGTGCAGAAAGAAGCAGGGGATATAGTGGGGATTAATTTAGAAGCCATTAGCCAAATCCAAACATTCTCTCGTGAAAACAATAGCCAATTTTTGCTGCTGATGACTCCTTTATTACGAGAAATTGGTGAACCTGGCCCCCGTGACTACGAAATTAAAATTCGTCAAAGACTGATTGATTTTACGCAGGCGCAGCAAATTACCTATATAGATTTTTTACCTTTACTCAACGCACACCCAGAGCCAAAAGCCTTGTATCATGATCATATCCACTTCAACTTGCAAGGTAATCAGTTTATCAGTCAAGTGATCGAGCGATCGCTTTTACAGAACCTCACCCCCAACCCCTCTCCTTAG
- the folE gene encoding GTP cyclohydrolase I FolE: MTLSIRPDLTSADQVLSSLTAQKQPKVTEAEMMQAVRTLLIGLGEDPDREGLKDTPKRVMKALQFLTKGYTDSLDELLNGAVFTEDANEMVLVRDIDIFSSCEHHILPIIGRAHVAYIPNGKVIGLSKIARICEMYGRRLQVQERLTTQIADALQNLLKPQGVAVVVEATHMCMVMRGVQKPGSWTVSSAMRGVFAEDSRTREEFMNLIRHNANFH; encoded by the coding sequence ATGACTTTATCGATTCGTCCCGATCTAACTTCTGCCGATCAGGTACTATCGTCTTTAACTGCTCAAAAGCAGCCAAAAGTAACAGAAGCAGAAATGATGCAGGCTGTGCGGACTTTGTTGATTGGATTAGGAGAAGATCCAGACCGCGAAGGACTCAAAGATACTCCCAAAAGAGTGATGAAAGCCTTGCAGTTTCTCACAAAGGGATACACTGATTCTTTGGATGAACTGCTAAATGGAGCAGTATTTACAGAAGATGCCAATGAAATGGTGTTGGTTCGGGACATCGATATTTTCAGTTCCTGTGAGCATCATATCCTGCCAATTATTGGCCGCGCTCATGTCGCCTACATTCCTAACGGCAAAGTCATTGGTTTATCGAAAATAGCCCGGATTTGTGAAATGTATGGACGACGTTTACAAGTCCAAGAACGTCTCACCACTCAAATTGCTGACGCATTACAAAACTTACTCAAACCCCAAGGTGTCGCCGTAGTTGTGGAAGCCACCCATATGTGTATGGTCATGCGTGGAGTACAAAAACCCGGTTCTTGGACTGTTAGTAGTGCCATGCGTGGGGTTTTTGCCGAAGATTCCAGAACCCGCGAAGAATTTATGAATTTGATCCGTCATAATGCTAACTTTCATTAA
- a CDS encoding pentapeptide repeat-containing protein yields the protein MDANKILKLYAAGERTFNRANLHQINLCAVNLSGANFTEADLSGANLTQANLSECNFSRANLTDADLSGANLKNANLSEVNLIGADLIRVNLDETNLSRADLRSANLEIANLVDANLSEAEMSGANLRNANLRKANLIGCNINEAELSGADLTGAIITEPEKTEEILHIGISHKWVTWAGSYSYS from the coding sequence ATGGATGCTAACAAAATCCTGAAACTTTATGCAGCAGGAGAACGCACATTTAATCGAGCCAATTTACATCAAATCAATCTTTGTGCTGTTAACTTGAGTGGTGCTAATTTTACTGAAGCGGACTTGAGTGGTGCTAACCTGACTCAAGCGAATTTGAGTGAATGTAACTTTAGCCGGGCAAATTTGACTGATGCTGATTTGAGTGGTGCAAACTTGAAGAATGCAAACTTGAGTGAGGTAAACTTGATTGGTGCTGACTTGATTCGGGTTAACCTAGACGAGACTAACTTAAGTCGTGCAGATTTGCGGAGTGCAAATTTAGAAATTGCCAATCTGGTAGATGCAAACCTGAGTGAAGCGGAAATGAGTGGGGCAAATTTAAGAAACGCTAATCTTAGAAAAGCTAATTTAATTGGTTGCAATATCAATGAAGCCGAACTCAGTGGCGCAGACTTAACAGGAGCAATCATCACTGAGCCAGAAAAAACTGAAGAAATCTTGCATATCGGAATATCTCATAAATGGGTAACATGGGCTGGTAGTTATTCCTATTCTTAG
- a CDS encoding CobW family GTP-binding protein: MTTVTPSQTNIIPEVPKRGMPVTLITGFLGSGKTTLLNQILKNKQDLKVAVLVNEFGDINIDSQLLVSVDKDMMELSNGCICCTINDGLVDAVYRILEREDRIDYLVIETTGVADPLPIILTFLGTELRDLTNLDSIITLVDAEAFDAEHFQSESALKQITYGDIILLNKVDLVPPEKLTEVENYIHEVKAGAKILHTQYGEVPLPLILDTQLTPQQEYISIAEADAHKEHDHHHDHEHHHHHSDHLDNDGFISISFQSDRPFDVHKFEAFLTEKMPAGVFRAKGILWFNDSDLRHIFQLSGPRYNLHADDWCSQPKNQLVFIGRNLKTSEIHTHLHKCLV; this comes from the coding sequence ATGACTACTGTTACACCATCACAAACCAACATCATACCAGAAGTTCCTAAACGAGGAATGCCGGTTACTCTAATTACGGGATTTTTAGGAAGTGGTAAAACTACTCTTCTCAATCAAATACTCAAAAATAAACAAGATTTAAAAGTTGCTGTCTTAGTAAATGAGTTTGGCGATATTAATATTGATAGCCAATTGCTTGTTTCTGTAGACAAAGACATGATGGAACTCAGCAATGGTTGTATTTGCTGTACTATCAATGATGGCTTGGTTGATGCTGTCTATCGCATCTTAGAAAGAGAAGACCGCATTGATTATCTCGTAATTGAAACCACTGGGGTTGCTGACCCTTTACCAATTATCTTAACATTTTTAGGCACAGAACTCAGAGATTTAACTAATCTTGATTCTATCATTACTTTGGTAGATGCGGAAGCTTTTGATGCTGAACATTTTCAGAGTGAATCTGCTTTAAAACAAATCACTTATGGCGATATTATTCTTCTGAATAAAGTTGACCTGGTTCCTCCAGAAAAACTAACAGAAGTCGAAAATTACATCCATGAAGTCAAAGCTGGGGCGAAGATTCTGCACACCCAATATGGGGAAGTTCCGTTACCATTGATTTTGGACACGCAGCTAACACCCCAGCAAGAGTATATCTCTATTGCGGAGGCGGATGCCCACAAGGAGCATGATCATCATCATGATCATGAACATCATCACCATCACTCTGATCACTTAGATAATGATGGCTTTATCTCCATTTCCTTCCAAAGCGATCGCCCTTTTGATGTCCACAAGTTTGAAGCCTTCCTCACCGAAAAAATGCCAGCCGGTGTATTTCGTGCTAAAGGCATACTTTGGTTTAATGACAGTGATCTGCGTCATATCTTTCAACTTAGTGGACCACGTTATAATTTACACGCCGATGATTGGTGTTCTCAACCAAAAAATCAGCTAGTTTTTATTGGCAGAAACTTAAAAACCAGTGAAATTCACACTCATTTGCATAAATGTTTGGTATGA
- the cysS gene encoding cysteine--tRNA ligase: protein MTLTIYNTLTRRKEAFQPQEPGKVKMYCCGVTVYDYCHLGHARSYIGWDVVRRYFQWRGYEIEYVQNFTDIDDKILNRANLEGTSMEEVSQRYIDAYFEDIRRLNVLDASAYPRVTENISSIHQLIQELEKRGYAYAANGDVYYNVGHFSEYGKLSGRVAEDMQAGASGRVDVEDSLAQKKQNSADFALWKAAKPGEPAWDSPWGAGRPGWHIECSAMVRSILGDTIDIHGGGGDLVFPHHENEIAQSEVVTGKPLARYWIHNGMVTVNGEKMSKSLGNFTTIRELLDQGIDPMVVRLFILQGHYRRPLDFTSDAIASAENAWKTVKEGLLFGYQYAQKLGMGSGKELIPNPYIESFQGAMDDDFNTPGALAVVFELAKELRRQSNLLTHEGKTDSPPEQIQQQWQTLVNLAQVLGLEAQPEAPSVTASRLTDEEIQIFIQQRQAARQAKNFAESDRIRNELQELGITLIDQSDGTTRWHS from the coding sequence ATGACCCTGACAATATATAACACCCTCACCCGTCGAAAAGAAGCCTTCCAACCGCAAGAACCAGGTAAGGTGAAAATGTATTGCTGTGGTGTCACGGTGTACGATTACTGTCATTTGGGTCATGCGCGTTCTTATATAGGTTGGGATGTAGTCCGGCGCTATTTTCAGTGGCGTGGATATGAAATTGAATACGTGCAGAACTTTACCGACATTGACGATAAAATTCTCAATCGCGCCAATTTAGAAGGAACTTCTATGGAGGAAGTTTCTCAACGCTATATAGACGCTTATTTTGAGGATATCAGACGCTTAAATGTCCTAGATGCGTCAGCCTATCCCCGTGTAACTGAAAATATCAGCAGCATCCATCAATTAATTCAGGAATTAGAAAAAAGAGGTTACGCCTACGCCGCTAATGGCGATGTTTATTACAATGTGGGTCATTTCTCCGAATATGGTAAACTATCCGGGCGGGTTGCAGAAGATATGCAAGCCGGTGCTAGTGGTCGAGTCGATGTAGAAGATTCATTAGCACAGAAAAAACAAAACTCGGCTGACTTTGCTTTGTGGAAAGCCGCTAAACCAGGGGAACCAGCATGGGATTCTCCTTGGGGTGCTGGTCGTCCAGGATGGCACATTGAATGTTCAGCAATGGTCAGATCAATACTGGGCGATACTATTGATATTCATGGCGGTGGTGGTGATTTAGTATTTCCTCACCATGAGAATGAAATCGCTCAATCAGAAGTGGTGACTGGTAAACCTTTGGCGCGTTACTGGATACACAATGGCATGGTAACGGTGAACGGTGAGAAAATGTCTAAGTCTTTGGGCAATTTTACCACAATTCGCGAGTTGCTAGATCAAGGTATCGACCCGATGGTGGTGAGATTGTTTATTTTACAGGGACATTATCGCCGACCTTTGGATTTTACCTCGGATGCGATCGCCTCCGCAGAAAACGCATGGAAAACAGTTAAAGAAGGTTTACTCTTTGGTTATCAATACGCCCAAAAACTAGGAATGGGGAGTGGGAAAGAATTAATCCCTAATCCCTACATCGAGAGTTTTCAAGGGGCGATGGATGATGACTTTAACACACCAGGAGCATTAGCGGTTGTATTTGAACTGGCTAAGGAATTACGCCGTCAAAGTAATCTATTGACTCACGAAGGCAAAACAGACAGTCCCCCAGAACAAATTCAGCAGCAATGGCAAACTCTTGTTAATTTAGCTCAAGTCTTAGGACTAGAAGCTCAACCAGAAGCCCCCAGCGTCACCGCAAGCAGGTTAACTGATGAGGAAATACAAATTTTCATCCAGCAGCGACAAGCAGCCCGTCAAGCTAAGAATTTCGCCGAAAGCGATCGCATTCGCAATGAATTACAGGAACTCGGCATTACTTTAATCGATCAATCAGATGGTACAACGCGCTGGCATTCCTGA
- a CDS encoding TerB family tellurite resistance protein — MFVFTALALPAVTSLFASLIPMIFLSLGGLLGFALPRAAKIPHYLKALIFLYQDAAPESQTRKYVTSALLILGGILTFMAHSFVPFTGVPIIGAVTTPIALLISLVVILTSLDLITQLNEPYLENLKATYANDMQSMQDDLLTIKVELGQKKWAEITQKIQKIFNDLAPKISEQGEDISKEINKYFSKQIYELVLYLDPKSSAKITINESEIQTIRESLEPWKKVGGSFVLGAGFGAGTGMLASTVASANLASAAWWTPFVPGALQTLMFGGRTVVSAATFSMCTVAAPIALGLTIGTGVFSATMFTLGKIEEKKLSQFLSDIIICSLPMLRADGEVSNEEKNAVMQLLNNPQITQEDKNRVQVALGSNATFDEIITKNLLHEDKQDKSEIKRRLILAITWEIAKADGKIDDQELALHDRMAKILQVPQECVDEIRRIITPSLVIQRKTQPVSVPVRAFF, encoded by the coding sequence ATGTTTGTATTCACAGCGCTTGCTTTACCAGCTGTAACCAGTCTTTTTGCCTCTCTCATTCCAATGATCTTTCTTTCACTTGGAGGGTTATTAGGGTTTGCACTTCCACGCGCTGCTAAAATCCCCCATTATCTTAAAGCTTTAATTTTTTTATATCAAGATGCTGCACCTGAGTCTCAAACGCGAAAGTATGTGACAAGCGCTTTATTAATTTTAGGCGGTATCTTAACCTTTATGGCTCATTCTTTTGTGCCGTTTACAGGTGTTCCCATTATTGGTGCAGTCACAACTCCAATTGCGTTACTAATTTCTTTAGTTGTGATTTTGACAAGTTTAGATTTAATTACACAACTTAATGAACCTTATCTAGAAAATCTCAAAGCTACTTATGCTAATGATATGCAAAGTATGCAAGATGATCTTCTCACCATAAAAGTTGAGTTAGGTCAAAAAAAATGGGCAGAAATTACTCAAAAAATTCAGAAGATTTTCAATGATTTAGCCCCAAAAATATCGGAACAAGGTGAAGATATCTCAAAAGAGATAAATAAATACTTCAGTAAGCAAATATACGAATTAGTTTTGTATTTAGATCCAAAAAGTTCTGCCAAAATCACTATCAATGAATCGGAAATCCAGACAATTCGTGAAAGTCTTGAACCTTGGAAAAAAGTTGGTGGTTCTTTTGTATTAGGTGCTGGATTCGGTGCAGGCACTGGAATGTTAGCTTCAACAGTGGCATCTGCTAATTTAGCATCAGCAGCTTGGTGGACTCCTTTTGTACCAGGAGCGCTTCAAACACTTATGTTTGGGGGCAGAACCGTTGTCAGTGCTGCCACTTTTAGTATGTGTACAGTCGCTGCTCCAATTGCTTTAGGCTTAACAATTGGTACAGGAGTTTTTAGTGCAACTATGTTCACTCTTGGCAAGATAGAAGAGAAGAAATTAAGCCAATTTCTCTCTGATATTATTATATGTTCGCTACCAATGCTCAGAGCTGATGGTGAAGTTTCTAATGAAGAAAAAAATGCGGTTATGCAACTACTGAATAATCCCCAAATCACTCAAGAAGATAAAAATAGAGTTCAGGTAGCACTTGGTTCTAACGCTACTTTTGATGAGATTATTACGAAAAATTTGTTACACGAAGATAAACAGGATAAGAGCGAAATCAAACGTAGATTAATTTTAGCTATTACTTGGGAAATCGCTAAAGCAGATGGTAAGATAGATGATCAAGAATTAGCACTTCACGACCGCATGGCAAAAATCCTGCAAGTTCCTCAAGAATGTGTTGATGAAATCCGCCGAATTATTACACCTTCACTTGTCATACAACGTAAAACTCAGCCTGTATCTGTACCAGTTAGAGCATTTTTTTAA
- the cas6 gene encoding CRISPR-associated endoribonuclease Cas6, protein MVRTSKPTNRQPKPKSESTSTLPTWADNTELVGLEFDLEALTTSSLYSQYTIALHAWFLDQVRQLDPELSAYLHDGESEKPFNISALESQLFPTGKQLQLEANQILHWQVNALSAKVAEFLQLWLTQLPETLKLRDATLQIKQVRIAHPPTTYAQLLQPPAKYSHINLSFISPTSFRRKGHHFPLPVPVNLFHSYLRRWNDFSQIPISQADFLDWIDESVIIHQHRLESVKVAAGKRGSVTGFTGAISCGLSKAALANTEFTQLFYALVKLAPYCGTGHKTTFGLGQTSLSWVEPEASSPTQLLTNLLGERIEELTAIFTAQRKRLGGDRTDKIAATWATILARREMGESLKLIAEDLEMPVATVKTYTKLARRSLKDADF, encoded by the coding sequence ATGGTCAGAACATCTAAACCTACCAATCGTCAACCCAAGCCCAAATCAGAATCTACCTCAACACTTCCCACATGGGCAGATAATACCGAATTGGTGGGATTAGAATTTGACCTCGAAGCACTTACCACCAGTTCCCTCTACTCCCAATACACCATCGCCCTCCATGCTTGGTTTCTTGACCAAGTGCGACAACTTGACCCAGAACTTTCCGCCTATCTCCATGATGGGGAGTCAGAAAAACCCTTCAATATCTCAGCCCTAGAAAGTCAACTATTTCCCACTGGTAAACAATTACAACTAGAAGCTAACCAAATTTTACACTGGCAAGTCAACGCTTTATCTGCAAAAGTGGCTGAGTTTCTCCAACTATGGTTAACCCAATTGCCAGAAACTCTAAAATTAAGAGATGCTACTCTACAGATAAAACAGGTGAGAATCGCTCATCCTCCCACCACCTACGCCCAACTATTACAACCACCAGCAAAATACTCTCACATCAATCTCAGCTTTATCTCACCTACCAGCTTTCGCCGCAAAGGTCATCATTTCCCCCTCCCTGTACCTGTGAATCTCTTCCATAGCTATCTGCGGCGCTGGAATGATTTTTCCCAAATCCCTATATCACAAGCTGATTTTCTCGATTGGATTGACGAAAGTGTGATTATTCATCAACACCGCTTGGAATCTGTGAAAGTCGCTGCTGGTAAACGAGGTTCTGTGACTGGTTTTACTGGGGCGATTTCCTGCGGGTTAAGTAAAGCTGCTTTGGCTAATACTGAGTTTACCCAGTTGTTTTATGCTTTGGTAAAACTCGCTCCCTATTGTGGAACGGGACATAAAACGACTTTTGGATTAGGACAAACTTCTCTAAGTTGGGTGGAACCAGAAGCCAGCAGTCCGACGCAGTTACTCACAAATCTCCTGGGAGAACGCATTGAGGAGTTAACTGCAATTTTTACGGCTCAACGCAAACGTCTGGGAGGCGATCGCACTGATAAAATAGCGGCAACTTGGGCTACAATTTTGGCACGGCGCGAAATGGGCGAGTCTTTAAAGCTGATAGCTGAAGATTTGGAAATGCCTGTGGCTACTGTTAAAACTTACACTAAATTGGCTAGGCGATCGCTTAAGGATGCAGATTTTTAA
- a CDS encoding tetratricopeptide repeat protein encodes MTQAFNQVQEWEQRRNEASRYYKQGQFQEYLNFATENLQLARAIPDRAREGHTLNDIGLAHLSFCQPLQALDCFQQARLVATELGNRRAEAIALSNVGSTYSRVGRLSRALEYFDQALRIFRDLQDPQGEISTLNDVALIYTKLGKPKRSLLIQYQVLAMRRTLGDFSGEATTLNGIGYAYSSLGKYKRALEYLQAALPIQRAVKNVMGEATTLNNIASIYGDLGEPKKALLLYYQVLLTRRAIKDRAGEGTTLHNIGFTYGMLANHRQAIKYYEQAIAIYQEIGDCLGEISTLLNMGNFYAQTKRKKLALSYYQNAQYLAKAIESQPQLQKVTQCIDAL; translated from the coding sequence ATGACGCAAGCTTTTAATCAAGTCCAAGAGTGGGAACAACGCCGAAACGAAGCCAGCCGTTATTACAAACAGGGGCAGTTTCAAGAATATCTCAATTTTGCCACGGAGAATTTACAGTTAGCTAGAGCCATCCCAGACAGAGCCAGAGAAGGACATACATTGAATGATATTGGTTTAGCTCATCTGAGTTTTTGCCAACCTCTACAAGCGTTAGACTGTTTTCAACAAGCCCGTTTGGTAGCTACGGAACTTGGGAACAGGCGAGCCGAAGCGATCGCACTGAGCAATGTCGGTTCTACCTACAGCCGTGTGGGGCGTTTGTCGCGAGCGCTGGAGTATTTTGATCAAGCTTTACGCATCTTCCGAGATTTGCAAGATCCTCAAGGGGAAATCTCTACTCTCAATGATGTGGCACTAATTTATACCAAGTTGGGCAAACCCAAGCGATCGCTGTTGATACAATACCAAGTTTTGGCGATGCGTCGAACACTAGGAGATTTTTCTGGTGAAGCCACTACCCTCAATGGTATTGGTTATGCTTACAGCAGCTTAGGAAAGTATAAGCGAGCTTTAGAATATTTGCAAGCAGCTCTCCCGATTCAACGCGCTGTTAAGAATGTCATGGGCGAAGCTACTACCTTAAATAATATTGCTTCTATCTATGGTGATTTGGGAGAACCTAAAAAAGCACTATTACTTTACTATCAAGTTTTGTTGACACGTCGGGCGATCAAGGATCGCGCAGGTGAAGGGACAACCCTACATAATATTGGTTTTACCTACGGTATGTTGGCGAATCACCGCCAGGCTATCAAATATTATGAGCAAGCGATCGCTATTTATCAAGAAATTGGTGATTGTCTGGGAGAAATTTCCACGCTGCTGAATATGGGTAACTTTTACGCTCAGACTAAACGCAAAAAGTTAGCGCTATCTTACTACCAAAATGCTCAATATTTAGCTAAAGCCATCGAATCTCAGCCACAATTGCAAAAAGTTACGCAGTGTATCGATGCGCTGTAA